From the Manihot esculenta cultivar AM560-2 chromosome 3, M.esculenta_v8, whole genome shotgun sequence genome, one window contains:
- the LOC110610486 gene encoding tuberculostearic acid methyltransferase UfaA1, giving the protein MAASEGKAPSMYETLGRRIVTRFLGSFISTGCLILQEAGGTDLTFEGSGTKCSLKVHLKIHNPKFYWKVMTRADVGLADAYIDGDFSFADADEGLVNLIMLMIANKSASKSNKKRGWWTPLLSFTATFASAKLVYQHVLRQNTLTQARRNISRHYDLSNEVFALFLGGTMTYSSGIFKTEDEDLQTAQMRKISILIEKARIKPKQEVLDIGCGWGTFGIEVVKRTGCKYTGITLSEEQLKFAEKKVKEAGLQDHIRLQLCDYRQLPETTKYDRIISCEMIEHVGHEFMDEFFGCCDKLLSEDGLFVLQFISMPDEYYEEYRRSAGFIREYIFPGGCLPSFSRVISAMNAASRLCVEHVENIGSHYYHTLRRWRENFLDNQSKILAMGFDEKFIRTWEYYFDYCAAGFRTYTLGDYQVVFSRTGNIETLGYPYEGFPSAYAHLSSTQA; this is encoded by the exons ATGGCCGCTTCAGAAGGCAAGGCACCCTCCATGTATGAAACTCTGGGACGACGTATTGTTACTAGATTTCTGGGATCCTTCATCTCCACTGGCTGCTTAAT CTTGCAGGAAGCAGGTGGAACAGATCTCACTTTTGAGGGAAGTGGAACAAAATGTTCCCTGAAAGTTCATTTGAAAATTCACAATCCCAAGTTTTATTGGAAG GTAATGACAAGGGCAGATGTAGGTCTTGCAGATGCTTATATTGACGGAGATTTTTCTTTTGCTGATGCTGATGAAGGCCTTGTAAATCTTATCATG ctAATGATTGCCAAtaaatctgcatcaaaatcaaacaaGAAGAG GGGTTGGTGGACGCCGTTGTTATCATTCACAGCTACCTTTGCATCGGCCAAGTTGGTGTACCAGCATGTTTTAAGGCAAAATACTCTCACACAAGCTCGCAGGAACATCTCTCGTCACTATGACCTG agtaatgaagtttttgCTCTGTTCTTGGGTGGAACAATGACATACTCCTCTGGGATCTTTAAG aCGGAAGATGAAGACTTGCAAACAGCACAGATGAGGAAAATTTCTATTCTGATTGAAAAA GCAAGAATTAAGCCGAAGCAGGAAGTTCTGGACATAGGTTGTGGGTGGGGAACCTTTGGCATTGAAGTCGTGAAACGAACTGGATGTAAATACACTGGCATTACTTTGTCTGAGGAACAGCTGAAATTTGCAGAGAAGAAAGTGAAGGAAGCTGGCTTACAG GACCATATCAGGCTTCAACTTTGCGACTATCGTCAATTGCCTGAAACTACTAAATACGATAGAATCATATCTTG TGAAATGATAGAGCATGTTGGACATGAGTTCATGGATGAGTTTTTTGGTTGCTGCGACAAATTATTGTCAGAAGACGGACTTTTTGTTCTACAG TTTATATCAATGCCAGATGAATATTACGAGGAGTACAGGCGGAGTGCAGGTTTTATTAGGGAATATATATTCCCTGGTGGATGCCTGCCTTCATTCAGCAGGGTAATATCAGCCATGAATGCTGCCTCAAGGCTCTG TGTGGAGCATGTGGAAAATATAGGAAGTCATTACTACCATACTTTGAGACGCTGGAGAGAAAATTTCTTGGACAACCAGAG CAAAATTCTGGCCATGGGATTTGACGAGAAGTTCATTAGGACATGGGAATACTACTTTGATTACTGTGCAGCTGGATTTAGGACATATACACTCGGAGATTATCAG GTTGTATTCTCTCGGACCGGAAATATTGAGACATTGGGGTATCCATACGAAGGATTTCCATCAGCATATGCTCACTTGTCTTCCACACAAGCCTAA